A stretch of Lacipirellulaceae bacterium DNA encodes these proteins:
- a CDS encoding glycoside hydrolase family 13 protein, whose amino-acid sequence MNRLAMMAAVAVLLSSTGCSAAPSDAASDGQKKDVEAEAAKPQKDIAATPSATWAETESLPTAPEWAADAVFYQIFPERFRNGDPTNDPTRESLEFPETVPESWEISPWTGDWYARADWEKAGGEDFYENGVFNRRYGGDVQGIIDRLDYLKSLGVNTLYLNPVFYARSLHKYDGASMHHIDPYFGPDPEGDLALMAKETSDPDTWQWTAADKLFLELVQQVHAREMRIIIDGVFNHTGRDFFAFADLMKNQEKSPYTEWYIVSHFDDPETPQNEFQYKGWWGVHTLPEFADVNQGGDLHPGPKQYVMDITRRWMDPNGDGDPTDGIDGWRLDVANEVPVAFWKDWNQLVRELNPEAYTVAEMWENAADFLAGGGFSATMNYHAFAFLVKGFLIDGQLSAHDFARELALRREEFPPATSFIVQNLIDSHDTDRVASMIVNRPANHDGQPYLQPEKFDYDVSERVSPRHWKECRVQAPDAEGRQIQRLVSLMQMTYLGAPMIYYGDEAGMWGADDPCDRMPMVWEEMEFEDQASDPLGREREPDKVAFDQELFDFYQQAIALRNELDVLRRGSVVKYVTDDSAMSYVFIRKLGDREALIALNRGDEVFEFELPDSQKSNWSVKLTTGFEAEDEAKGSFALPPKQGVVLYR is encoded by the coding sequence ATGAATCGCCTTGCCATGATGGCGGCAGTCGCAGTGCTCTTAAGTAGCACCGGCTGTTCGGCTGCTCCTTCCGACGCGGCAAGCGACGGCCAAAAGAAGGATGTCGAAGCTGAAGCGGCAAAGCCTCAGAAGGACATTGCTGCCACGCCTTCAGCCACTTGGGCAGAAACAGAATCTTTGCCAACGGCTCCAGAGTGGGCCGCTGATGCCGTCTTCTATCAGATTTTTCCGGAGCGTTTTCGCAATGGTGACCCAACGAACGACCCCACACGTGAGTCGTTGGAGTTTCCGGAGACGGTCCCTGAGAGTTGGGAGATTTCTCCGTGGACCGGCGACTGGTACGCGCGAGCCGACTGGGAGAAAGCCGGTGGTGAAGACTTCTACGAAAATGGTGTTTTCAACCGTCGCTATGGCGGTGACGTTCAGGGGATCATCGACCGACTCGACTATTTGAAGTCATTGGGCGTCAATACGCTCTACTTGAATCCGGTCTTTTACGCCCGCTCCTTGCATAAGTACGACGGTGCTTCGATGCACCACATCGATCCGTACTTCGGTCCTGACCCTGAGGGCGACCTTGCTTTGATGGCCAAGGAAACGAGCGACCCGGATACATGGCAGTGGACCGCGGCGGACAAGTTGTTTCTTGAGCTCGTTCAGCAGGTCCATGCTCGTGAGATGCGAATCATCATCGATGGCGTCTTCAATCACACAGGGCGTGACTTCTTCGCGTTTGCTGACTTAATGAAGAACCAGGAGAAGTCGCCTTATACCGAGTGGTACATCGTCTCGCATTTCGACGATCCGGAGACCCCTCAAAACGAGTTTCAATACAAAGGCTGGTGGGGCGTACATACGTTGCCGGAGTTCGCCGACGTGAATCAGGGTGGCGACCTGCACCCAGGCCCCAAGCAGTATGTCATGGACATCACGCGACGGTGGATGGATCCCAATGGGGATGGCGACCCTACTGACGGTATTGATGGCTGGCGGCTCGACGTGGCCAACGAAGTTCCCGTCGCTTTCTGGAAGGACTGGAACCAACTCGTCCGAGAGCTCAACCCTGAAGCCTATACCGTTGCCGAAATGTGGGAAAACGCGGCAGACTTCTTGGCCGGAGGGGGCTTCTCAGCCACGATGAACTACCACGCGTTCGCCTTTCTCGTGAAAGGTTTTTTAATCGACGGGCAACTCTCCGCGCACGACTTTGCCCGCGAATTAGCGTTGCGTCGCGAAGAGTTCCCGCCAGCAACTTCATTCATTGTGCAAAACTTGATTGACTCGCACGACACCGATCGCGTTGCATCGATGATTGTCAATCGCCCGGCCAATCATGATGGGCAACCTTACTTGCAACCGGAAAAATTTGACTATGACGTCAGCGAACGCGTCTCGCCGCGGCATTGGAAGGAGTGCCGTGTCCAAGCTCCCGATGCCGAGGGCCGACAGATTCAGCGTTTGGTTTCTCTGATGCAAATGACTTACCTCGGTGCGCCGATGATCTATTACGGTGATGAGGCGGGCATGTGGGGAGCCGACGACCCGTGCGATCGGATGCCGATGGTCTGGGAAGAAATGGAGTTTGAGGATCAGGCGAGCGACCCCCTAGGACGTGAGCGTGAGCCTGACAAGGTGGCGTTTGATCAAGAACTATTCGATTTCTACCAACAAGCGATCGCCCTCCGTAACGAGTTAGACGTTTTGCGGCGTGGATCGGTTGTGAAGTATGTGACTGACGATTCCGCGATGTCGTACGTCTTTATACGCAAGCTCGGTGACCGTGAGGCACTGATCGCTTTGAATCGCGGCGACGAGGTGTTTGAGTTCGAATTGCCTGACTCACAGAAGAGTAACTGGAGCGTCAAGCTAACGACCGGGTTTGAGGCGGAAGACGAGGCCAAGGGATCTTTCGCACTGCCACC
- a CDS encoding PEP-CTERM sorting domain-containing protein codes for MKKLSSYLFAATGLIGLIGAGQAVGQITIDGTADIGYGSSLSIQDTNTQFGNATDGDPINGGGGSEINQVFGTVDNGRLYVTITGNLETNFNKLEIFIDSVAGGVNTIDGANLPGGVDPFCCGGFEPPNGGNTDNTGALQRMEGLTFDTGFEADHYLTITHGFETALDSSITFYAASAHYADLTQGASGDSAALGMQLAHRGLPNVLRGTTGDFDVDGNVDGGEFLTFQRNLGALNPTRNEGDATGDGMVNADDLGVYQTVYGFDVANAGFDGFLFAPQNGAIDNSDSLLGPALPGLSQGELIDKNYVLAPGPGGATDASGAGRITEELEFALPVDPADTGNTFSHRDMDNIVDLELAIDNSNTEGVSGDGPFTTPTTGDPENVMTGVEFSIPLSEIGNPTGDIKIVAFINGGGHDFASNQFTGDGVLDANLGGNGFGGFTGDLSGVDLSDFAGDQFVTVTQVAPSAGAVPEPTGLALMLVGTAFGMIRRRS; via the coding sequence ATGAAGAAATTGAGCAGTTATCTCTTCGCCGCTACGGGGCTGATTGGCCTCATTGGGGCTGGTCAGGCCGTTGGTCAGATTACGATCGATGGGACCGCCGATATCGGTTATGGGTCGTCGCTGTCGATTCAAGACACGAACACACAGTTCGGCAACGCTACCGATGGCGATCCGATCAATGGCGGTGGCGGATCGGAGATCAATCAAGTTTTCGGTACCGTGGATAATGGTCGCCTCTATGTGACCATCACCGGCAACTTGGAAACGAACTTCAATAAGCTGGAAATCTTCATCGATTCCGTCGCAGGCGGAGTGAACACAATCGATGGAGCCAATCTCCCCGGCGGCGTTGATCCGTTCTGCTGCGGAGGTTTTGAACCGCCCAATGGTGGCAACACTGATAATACTGGTGCGCTCCAGCGTATGGAGGGCCTGACCTTTGACACCGGATTTGAAGCCGATCATTACCTTACGATTACCCATGGCTTCGAAACGGCTCTTGATTCTTCGATCACTTTCTATGCAGCTAGCGCACACTATGCAGATCTAACGCAAGGAGCTTCCGGCGACAGTGCTGCACTGGGTATGCAGCTTGCTCACCGTGGGTTGCCTAATGTTCTGCGAGGCACCACAGGCGACTTCGATGTCGATGGCAACGTGGACGGCGGCGAGTTTCTCACCTTCCAGCGTAACTTGGGCGCCTTGAACCCTACACGCAACGAAGGCGATGCCACCGGTGACGGCATGGTTAATGCTGATGATCTCGGTGTTTATCAAACCGTTTATGGCTTTGACGTTGCCAATGCAGGCTTCGATGGTTTTCTTTTCGCGCCACAGAATGGTGCGATTGACAACTCCGACTCATTGCTCGGCCCAGCGCTACCAGGCTTGAGCCAAGGTGAACTGATCGACAAGAATTACGTGCTTGCCCCAGGTCCCGGCGGGGCAACTGACGCTTCTGGCGCAGGGCGAATTACCGAAGAGCTAGAGTTCGCGCTACCAGTTGATCCGGCGGACACCGGCAATACCTTCAGCCATCGCGATATGGACAACATCGTCGATCTCGAACTTGCAATCGATAACAGCAATACCGAGGGGGTCAGTGGCGACGGGCCGTTTACCACGCCGACTACCGGTGATCCAGAAAACGTGATGACCGGTGTTGAGTTCTCCATTCCGCTTTCGGAGATCGGCAATCCTACCGGTGACATCAAGATTGTGGCCTTCATCAATGGTGGTGGCCATGACTTTGCGTCGAATCAGTTCACCGGCGACGGCGTCCTGGATGCGAACCTCGGCGGCAACGGCTTCGGTGGATTCACCGGCGACCTTTCAGGCGTCGATCTCAGCGACTTTGCCGGAGACCAGTTTGTAACCGTAACCCAAGTCGCTCCCTCTGCTGGTGCGGTGCCTGAGCCAACTGGGCTCGCCCTGATGTTAGTAGGAACGGCATTTGGCATGATTCGTCGCCGTTCGTAA
- a CDS encoding alpha-amylase family glycosyl hydrolase, whose amino-acid sequence MKNVSPTIRFACALGALVMLQLSSTGSLRAEDASAPAMLQIFEARWETVEDRMADIFELGYGRLWIPPTSRADSGDQSVGYDVYDRFDLGQARRPTAYGTETSLKRMVGAAHGASVDVYADLILNHAGFSDLTTVDDFGTTSTADDVTFAEAGGYPGLAITLPNDIDGDFHGAFETGDLNFRLSGLVDIAQEKNHQFIRTPVNAGDPNNIPAGTAAAFGRIANVPNPNNARFYPDQDLGGTQFDVDPGPGEFLITRYDFNRANPLAGDATIETAEQMLMRHAQWMIQEVGVDGFRLDAVKHFPTNTLTIFDQAVYKTNDRLQHDGSYKPVYSFGEVLDGNRAFVQTFINSNLPNPSAIDANDFEVKGNRDALDFPLFFALRSNLTGNGLGNNWHAIRSASQDLHDDGLHNGSQGVSFVDSHDNLSGGFPFLKNVAYAYTLMRPGNALVYFNAEEFGPGRDFPNDGKVDALGGFHGDTIAKLVQIRNTHGRGDFRERWIDEGFDPEGFSNVYIYERSNSAIVGLNSRNDAFVETRNGVQTDFAPGQVLVELTGNAADATVDPGDAIPETIRVYDNGSGTGVVDVSIPSNDTHGRGYVIYGLPTPEGTLSVSNVTSTFQGATPSAANNGTARLADIDVITADSFQVQLNTTPVTLPAPAGETDPFRDFSADGDNALFKFNEGHDLNANAGIDNTTPGSVAYGFEEFTDTRTPGYIDDGNGGNSGSGSGTYVQDIDASQLPEGRNYLTVRAFRHRDNGPAVFSDFKKTVYIDRLPPDSEVQSFEPFESNPENAEDRDLIVRNPDGTADNMHMFLNQGAALTDVQIFAMTQQPFNNGDAGEYDRDSWVFGFQDLPFGNHVASVVTFETTGNFGVQRFVGLFVDSEIGAGFGDLDADGTYETADIAGIGNDSFEDVLYSQDAKFNPAADVDGDGRVTNLDLFALGEVLENEEFILLAQQAFDGVLVRRGDVDESGATDGADVEALHDGFGGDTWLEDLNADGTVDISDVETLVDDLVSTSRADFDLDRTVEGGDLLAWQLGASNSGNRFDQGDSDLDGSVNGTDLSLWRSDYGTVASGFGSGVVVSAGVPEPSAICLVAMGLLLLSYQQRVRV is encoded by the coding sequence ATGAAGAACGTTTCTCCGACAATTCGATTTGCCTGTGCATTAGGTGCGCTAGTGATGCTGCAGCTTTCGTCCACGGGCTCGTTGCGCGCCGAGGACGCTTCAGCACCTGCGATGTTGCAGATTTTTGAGGCTCGCTGGGAAACAGTTGAAGATCGGATGGCCGACATCTTTGAGCTTGGTTATGGCCGGCTTTGGATTCCGCCAACGAGTCGTGCTGATTCGGGCGACCAGTCGGTTGGTTACGACGTCTATGATCGGTTCGATCTAGGGCAAGCGCGCCGTCCAACGGCCTACGGTACCGAAACTTCCCTAAAACGCATGGTAGGTGCTGCCCACGGTGCAAGTGTGGATGTCTACGCAGATCTGATCCTTAACCATGCCGGTTTCAGCGATCTGACGACGGTGGACGACTTCGGCACCACCAGCACTGCTGACGATGTCACCTTCGCTGAAGCGGGCGGTTATCCAGGTTTGGCGATTACCTTGCCTAACGATATCGACGGTGATTTTCACGGTGCGTTTGAGACGGGTGATCTCAACTTCCGCCTTTCCGGACTCGTTGACATTGCTCAAGAGAAAAACCACCAGTTTATCCGTACACCCGTCAACGCGGGCGATCCAAACAATATCCCGGCTGGTACCGCGGCAGCGTTTGGACGGATCGCCAACGTGCCGAATCCAAACAATGCACGCTTTTATCCCGACCAGGACCTCGGCGGTACGCAGTTCGACGTGGATCCGGGGCCGGGTGAATTCCTAATTACACGCTACGACTTTAATCGAGCGAATCCCCTCGCAGGTGATGCGACGATCGAGACGGCTGAGCAGATGCTCATGCGGCATGCTCAGTGGATGATTCAGGAAGTCGGAGTCGATGGTTTTCGTCTGGATGCGGTGAAGCATTTCCCAACCAATACGCTCACCATCTTCGATCAGGCTGTCTACAAAACGAATGATCGACTTCAACACGACGGGAGCTATAAACCGGTTTACTCATTTGGGGAAGTCCTGGATGGCAACCGGGCGTTTGTGCAGACCTTTATCAACAGCAACCTGCCAAACCCGTCAGCCATTGACGCGAATGATTTCGAAGTGAAAGGAAATCGCGATGCACTCGATTTCCCGCTATTCTTCGCACTGCGCAGCAACCTGACAGGCAATGGGTTGGGGAACAACTGGCACGCAATCCGCAGCGCCAGTCAAGACTTGCACGACGATGGACTGCACAATGGCAGTCAGGGTGTTTCATTTGTCGATAGCCATGACAACTTGTCGGGTGGGTTCCCATTTTTGAAAAACGTTGCTTACGCCTACACGCTGATGCGGCCCGGCAATGCTTTGGTCTATTTTAATGCTGAGGAATTTGGACCCGGTCGTGATTTTCCCAACGATGGGAAAGTCGATGCCTTGGGCGGATTCCACGGCGACACCATCGCCAAGCTCGTGCAAATTCGCAACACGCATGGGCGAGGAGATTTTCGTGAACGGTGGATCGACGAAGGCTTCGATCCAGAGGGTTTCTCGAATGTCTACATTTATGAACGCTCCAATTCTGCCATCGTCGGGCTCAATAGCCGGAATGATGCGTTCGTTGAGACTCGTAATGGCGTGCAGACTGATTTTGCTCCAGGGCAAGTCCTTGTTGAGCTAACAGGGAACGCAGCCGATGCGACGGTTGATCCCGGAGATGCCATCCCCGAAACCATCCGCGTTTATGACAACGGTAGCGGTACGGGTGTGGTCGATGTGAGCATCCCAAGTAACGACACGCACGGTCGTGGGTATGTTATCTATGGACTGCCAACGCCCGAAGGCACGCTCTCGGTGAGTAATGTAACCTCGACGTTTCAAGGCGCTACTCCCAGTGCTGCGAATAATGGTACTGCTCGATTGGCGGACATTGATGTTATCACTGCGGATAGTTTTCAAGTTCAGCTCAACACGACGCCCGTCACTTTACCTGCGCCGGCGGGTGAAACGGATCCCTTCCGCGACTTTTCCGCCGACGGTGACAACGCACTGTTCAAGTTCAACGAGGGACATGATCTGAACGCCAATGCTGGGATCGACAACACCACACCGGGTTCGGTCGCCTACGGTTTCGAAGAGTTCACCGACACACGCACACCCGGTTACATCGACGATGGGAATGGTGGGAACTCGGGCAGCGGTTCGGGGACTTATGTACAAGACATCGACGCTTCGCAACTACCTGAGGGCAGAAATTACCTGACAGTACGCGCCTTTAGGCATCGAGATAACGGACCTGCCGTGTTCTCTGACTTCAAGAAAACGGTCTACATCGATCGCCTGCCGCCCGACAGCGAAGTGCAAAGTTTCGAGCCTTTTGAAAGCAACCCCGAGAACGCCGAGGACCGCGACCTGATTGTGCGTAACCCCGACGGCACCGCAGATAACATGCACATGTTTCTCAACCAGGGGGCCGCTCTAACGGATGTTCAAATCTTCGCGATGACGCAGCAGCCATTTAATAACGGCGATGCAGGAGAATACGATCGTGATTCTTGGGTGTTCGGCTTTCAGGATTTGCCTTTCGGCAATCATGTCGCAAGCGTTGTGACTTTCGAAACAACAGGCAACTTTGGGGTTCAGCGGTTTGTCGGGCTTTTCGTTGACTCAGAGATTGGCGCCGGCTTCGGCGATCTTGACGCTGACGGTACTTACGAGACGGCGGACATTGCCGGAATCGGGAACGACTCCTTTGAAGACGTGCTTTATTCGCAGGATGCGAAGTTCAACCCCGCGGCAGACGTCGACGGTGATGGTCGTGTGACAAACCTTGACCTGTTTGCTCTCGGTGAAGTGCTCGAAAACGAAGAGTTCATTCTGCTCGCCCAACAGGCGTTCGACGGGGTGCTGGTTCGTCGTGGCGACGTGGATGAATCTGGAGCTACCGACGGAGCCGACGTCGAGGCTTTACACGACGGTTTTGGTGGGGATACCTGGCTGGAGGATCTGAACGCTGATGGCACGGTCGACATAAGCGATGTCGAGACCTTGGTGGATGATCTAGTGAGTACGAGCCGTGCTGATTTCGATTTGGATCGGACCGTCGAGGGTGGGGATCTTTTGGCTTGGCAACTGGGAGCGAGTAACTCAGGGAATCGGTTCGATCAGGGTGATTCCGACCTTGATGGGAGCGTGAACGGAACGGACCTTTCGCTTTGGCGATCTGATTATGGCACGGTCGCCAGCGGGTTTGGTTCAGGGGTCGTCGTTTCGGCTGGAGTGCCGGAACCTTCAGCGATCTGTTTGGTCGCAATGGGTTTGCTACTTTTGAGTTATCAACAGAGAGTAAGAGTGTAA
- a CDS encoding DUF1559 domain-containing protein, whose protein sequence is MNIPQTRSKKRGFTLVELLVVIAIIGVLVGLLLPAVQAAREAARRMSCSNNLKQLGLACLTYESAQQKLPVSIHQWGEDFSLEGEWLANGDSRYSPNAGGPGFLGKGWIVDALPQMEQQAAYDRLKQQMDEDKSFGARANRGLGLGHINVRDIVSAQYDFLTCPSDASAIPSEQQWHWDGVTVGTTSYKGVIGDSVVTDGSARGQTSPGSVSSSFAAFGSLPDCHNTQECNGLLFRNSYLNPVKLRMVSDGTSNTFLVGESVVEQDFHSAAFFSDGDWASCGIPLNYFVLGAPVEEIKVNQWFDQRGFRSLHPGGAQFVMADGSVQYVSESIDTLIYRGLATRDGGEIVSLEN, encoded by the coding sequence ATGAACATTCCCCAAACAAGAAGTAAGAAACGCGGTTTTACTCTCGTCGAATTATTGGTGGTAATCGCCATCATCGGCGTGCTGGTCGGCTTGCTGCTGCCAGCAGTCCAGGCAGCCCGTGAGGCAGCCCGGCGTATGAGCTGTAGTAACAATCTGAAGCAACTCGGACTGGCCTGCCTGACCTATGAAAGCGCACAACAGAAGCTTCCAGTGAGCATCCACCAGTGGGGAGAAGACTTTTCGCTTGAGGGTGAGTGGCTGGCAAATGGCGATAGTCGTTACTCGCCGAATGCCGGCGGCCCCGGCTTCTTGGGCAAAGGTTGGATTGTTGATGCCTTACCGCAGATGGAACAGCAAGCGGCCTACGATCGACTCAAGCAGCAGATGGATGAAGATAAGAGCTTTGGAGCTCGGGCGAATCGTGGTCTTGGCTTGGGCCACATCAATGTACGAGACATTGTGAGTGCTCAGTATGACTTCCTAACTTGCCCTTCGGATGCTTCGGCGATTCCCTCGGAGCAGCAATGGCACTGGGATGGGGTGACCGTTGGCACGACCAGCTACAAAGGTGTGATTGGGGACTCTGTCGTGACAGATGGTAGTGCTAGAGGGCAGACCAGCCCGGGAAGTGTGTCCAGCAGTTTCGCTGCTTTTGGCTCTCTTCCTGACTGCCACAACACGCAGGAGTGCAATGGTCTGCTATTTCGCAATAGCTACTTGAATCCCGTGAAGTTGCGGATGGTAAGCGATGGTACAAGTAACACCTTCTTGGTTGGTGAGTCGGTTGTCGAGCAGGATTTCCACTCAGCAGCCTTTTTCTCTGATGGAGACTGGGCCTCTTGTGGAATTCCCTTGAACTACTTCGTCCTGGGAGCACCTGTTGAAGAGATCAAGGTGAATCAATGGTTCGATCAGCGTGGGTTCCGTAGTCTTCACCCGGGTGGTGCTCAGTTCGTGATGGCAGACGGTTCGGTCCAATACGTTTCCGAGAGCATTGATACGTTGATTTATCGCGGTCTGGCGACCCGCGACGGAGGAGAGATCGTATCACTGGAGAATTAG
- a CDS encoding PEP-CTERM sorting domain-containing protein, translating into MKYLGSLLAVALLAVPAMGQPVVDGTLDVADYGPALAVQNVQTQFGDNTDPLGFGGGGELDAGYATISGGRLYVMLTGNVEPNFNKVSVFIDSVAGGENVLDGSLTYDFSDLAANFGGLTFDAGFEADYHLFGRWGGGAFELDIVDRANSSAGAELGNFGAATVGVGTGVQSGTIAAGGTATTGADAGTFLTQDVDFGFNNTNIAGVAGGTAAPTNPPEDPASVLTGLEFSVDLADLGNPSPGDIIKIHAAYGNGDNNFHSNQFLGGIGPNSNLGGDGSGGFIGNLSGIDFNNFQGDQFFTIAVPIPEPTSMVLFGLGLVGLGCSRRRS; encoded by the coding sequence ATGAAGTATTTAGGAAGTTTATTGGCGGTTGCGTTGCTGGCGGTACCGGCAATGGGGCAGCCTGTTGTTGACGGCACGCTGGACGTTGCCGACTACGGTCCGGCTTTAGCCGTGCAAAATGTACAGACGCAGTTTGGCGACAACACTGATCCCCTTGGATTCGGTGGTGGTGGTGAACTCGATGCTGGCTATGCGACGATCAGTGGTGGTCGCTTGTATGTCATGCTGACAGGAAACGTCGAGCCAAACTTCAATAAGGTGAGCGTGTTTATTGACTCGGTTGCCGGTGGTGAGAACGTGCTTGATGGTTCTCTGACCTACGACTTTTCCGACCTTGCCGCGAACTTTGGCGGCCTAACTTTTGATGCTGGCTTCGAAGCTGACTATCACTTGTTTGGTCGTTGGGGCGGCGGTGCGTTTGAACTCGACATCGTCGATCGCGCAAATAGCTCTGCAGGAGCAGAATTAGGTAACTTTGGTGCAGCTACTGTTGGTGTCGGGACCGGGGTTCAGTCCGGTACCATCGCCGCAGGTGGCACTGCAACGACAGGTGCTGACGCTGGTACTTTCCTTACCCAGGATGTCGATTTCGGTTTCAACAACACCAATATTGCTGGTGTTGCTGGTGGAACTGCCGCACCGACGAATCCTCCCGAAGATCCAGCCAGCGTGCTGACCGGGTTGGAATTCTCTGTTGATCTAGCCGACCTTGGTAACCCAAGCCCAGGTGACATCATCAAGATTCATGCTGCCTACGGCAACGGTGACAATAACTTCCACTCAAACCAATTCCTGGGTGGCATTGGCCCCAACAGTAACCTTGGTGGTGATGGTTCAGGTGGCTTCATCGGTAACCTTTCAGGGATCGACTTCAATAACTTCCAGGGGGACCAGTTCTTTACGATTGCTGTTCCCATTCCTGAACCGACTTCGATGGTGCTGTTCGGTCTTGGCCTGGTGGGACTCGGCTGCAGCCGTCGTCGTAGCTAA
- a CDS encoding sigma-70 family RNA polymerase sigma factor: MTEEFTDGAGREEVPEPGSERYFQEADSSGPDSPGDVHRDAFARLFAKHDRWLFAYLVTLLSSPADAEEVFQEISVVIWRNYEQFELGTDFVKWASVIAHNQVRKFRRQGRRHGFQLSDATLDLVAQETTRRADLLEFRRDALRHCIEQLPENDKQLVKLCYSEETTNFKSVAEQIDRPVNTVYKALNRIRRVLHECIDRKIAQEGLL; the protein is encoded by the coding sequence ATGACGGAAGAATTCACGGATGGGGCAGGCAGAGAAGAGGTCCCGGAGCCGGGATCAGAGCGATACTTCCAGGAGGCCGACTCTTCGGGGCCTGATTCTCCTGGGGATGTGCACCGGGATGCCTTTGCGAGACTGTTCGCTAAGCACGATCGCTGGTTATTCGCCTATTTGGTGACGCTGCTTTCGAGCCCAGCGGATGCTGAGGAGGTATTCCAAGAGATTAGCGTTGTGATTTGGCGGAACTACGAGCAATTCGAGTTAGGTACCGATTTTGTAAAGTGGGCGAGCGTGATTGCCCATAACCAAGTTCGGAAGTTTCGCCGGCAGGGACGACGGCATGGTTTTCAGCTAAGCGATGCAACTTTGGATTTGGTTGCTCAGGAGACAACACGACGAGCCGACCTGTTGGAGTTCCGCCGCGACGCACTCCGGCACTGTATTGAGCAACTTCCCGAGAACGACAAGCAACTCGTCAAACTCTGTTACAGCGAAGAAACGACAAACTTTAAGTCAGTAGCCGAGCAAATCGATCGACCCGTGAATACTGTTTATAAAGCACTGAATCGAATCCGCCGTGTGCTTCATGAGTGCATCGATCGCAAAATTGCTCAGGAGGGGCTGCTATGA
- a CDS encoding MmgE/PrpD family protein, protein MKTHQVRVSPSAEHLPREQQLAWKLAELASEDVAVDPEAAEMVANRVIDNAAVAIAAVNRPPVAHARAQALAHPRSDGRSGACLFGIDNTQHFDAEWAAWANGTAVRELDMHDTFLAADYSHPGDNIPPLLAVAQQCGCDGAALVRGLIAAYEIHVTLVKGICLHKHKKDHIAHLCPAQAAGIGAMLGLPTETIYQAIQQAVHVSFSTRQSRKGEISSWKAYAPAHAGKLAIEAVDRAMRGEGSPSPIYEGEDSVLAYMLDGKQSNYKVPLPERGEPRTAILETYTKEHSAEYQAQALIDLAFKLREKITDWESIKRVTIHTSHHTHYVIGTGAGDPQKSDPNASRETLDHSIMYIFTVALQDGRWHHVDSYTPERASRPDTVSLWQKIETREDPHWTERYHAIDPKEKAFGGRVEIEFENGEKLVDELAVANAHCYGAKPFGRADYINKFGTLTEGSIESAEQTRFLQLCQRLPELTAEEIRQLNVQLDPDSLTHAERDAKGIF, encoded by the coding sequence ATGAAGACCCATCAAGTACGAGTGAGCCCCTCAGCAGAGCATCTGCCCCGCGAGCAGCAACTTGCCTGGAAACTGGCCGAATTGGCAAGTGAGGACGTTGCCGTTGACCCGGAAGCCGCGGAAATGGTGGCCAATCGGGTGATCGACAATGCGGCGGTCGCCATTGCCGCGGTGAATCGCCCGCCGGTGGCCCATGCCCGTGCTCAAGCGCTTGCTCATCCCCGGAGCGATGGCCGAAGCGGTGCATGTCTGTTCGGGATCGACAACACCCAGCACTTTGACGCGGAGTGGGCCGCTTGGGCGAATGGCACTGCCGTGCGCGAACTCGACATGCACGACACTTTTCTGGCGGCTGACTATTCTCACCCTGGTGACAACATCCCTCCATTACTGGCGGTTGCTCAACAGTGCGGTTGCGATGGTGCCGCTTTGGTTCGCGGGCTAATCGCGGCGTACGAGATTCATGTCACGCTGGTGAAAGGCATCTGCCTCCACAAACACAAGAAAGATCACATTGCGCACCTCTGCCCGGCGCAAGCGGCAGGGATTGGGGCGATGCTCGGATTGCCCACCGAAACCATCTACCAAGCAATCCAACAGGCGGTGCATGTCTCGTTTTCAACCCGCCAATCACGTAAGGGTGAAATCTCCAGTTGGAAAGCCTACGCCCCTGCCCACGCTGGCAAGCTCGCAATTGAAGCCGTGGACCGCGCCATGCGTGGCGAAGGCAGCCCTTCGCCCATCTACGAAGGTGAGGACAGCGTGCTTGCCTACATGCTCGACGGCAAGCAGTCCAATTATAAAGTGCCGCTACCAGAAAGAGGAGAACCGAGAACTGCGATCCTTGAAACCTACACCAAAGAGCACTCTGCGGAGTACCAAGCGCAGGCCCTCATCGACTTGGCTTTCAAATTACGCGAGAAGATCACCGACTGGGAATCGATCAAGCGCGTCACGATTCACACAAGTCACCACACGCACTACGTGATTGGCACGGGAGCGGGTGATCCCCAAAAGTCCGATCCAAACGCTTCACGCGAAACGCTCGATCACAGCATCATGTACATCTTCACCGTTGCGCTGCAGGATGGCCGTTGGCACCATGTGGATAGCTACACACCAGAACGTGCGAGCAGGCCCGACACGGTAAGCCTTTGGCAAAAGATCGAAACGCGCGAAGACCCACACTGGACCGAGCGGTACCACGCGATTGATCCCAAAGAAAAAGCCTTTGGCGGGCGTGTCGAAATCGAATTCGAGAACGGCGAGAAACTCGTCGATGAGTTGGCCGTTGCGAACGCGCATTGCTACGGCGCGAAACCGTTCGGACGTGCGGACTACATCAACAAATTTGGTACACTAACCGAAGGCTCGATCGAATCCGCTGAGCAGACACGCTTCCTTCAGCTTTGCCAGCGATTGCCCGAGCTTACCGCGGAAGAGATTCGACAACTCAACGTCCAACTCGATCCCGATTCGCTAACGCACGCTGAGCGTGACGCGAAAGGAATTTTTTGA